The region TTGGATTCCGATTGAAAATAATCCAGCTTCCTCTTCGCGGAAGAATAGACTTCGACATCGTCCCTAGTTGCTTCCACTGCCGTTTCTTCACTAATTTCAAAGTTTTTACGACTCTCGGAGTCCAATTTCACAACAAAATTCTCTGTATTGGAGTCAGTTAGAGCTACTACACACGCTTCTGGAGCCTCCGAAGCCATTTGCTGTTCTGAAAGATTGGATTTCTTCGACAGTGAGTCGGCTAAGCTCTCCTCCAACGACAATTCCGTCCTCATTCGGCACTCGGAGACTGAATCGTCGTTGACTCTCTGCGCCAGTTCCACCTCCGAAAACCCTAGATCGGAGTCCTTCCCCAAATCCACGGCATCACGTGGGCCATCGACCGCCCGGTCATAAGGATGATCGAAGGCCATCGACCACTGCTCCTCTGAGCTCTGGAGTACGGATCCCTCCGGTGGTGTCTGGAACACGTCGTGGGCGCTGCTACTCTCCGGCAAAGACACCATGAGGATCCCGGTGGACTCCACGCGGTCCTCGTCGTCGTCTTCGGATTCGCGGGCAAAAGGGCAGTGACGTAAGCGGTCTTCTTGGGAGGCCGACACGTGACAGAGCTCGGTGATTGAGGCGAAGGGGTCGCTATTCCCATCCATATTCGAAAGAGCTCACTGTTTCGCACTTGAAGTAGAATGTGTGTGGTTATCGATAGTTAGGGTTTGTCTGTAAAAGCATGAAAGCCTGAGATAAAGTGTTTCTGTGAGATGAACGGAGGAAGACGAAGGCCTCTGAGTAatttgggtatatatatataaattaaaagggTAGCCCATTTCAATCTAATTTgttcttcaataatttttttatttttttattttttttcattctagtTACACCAATCTTATACATCaccctattatattatattctttaaaaatttatatggtGTGGTCTTCCATAAAACGTTACCCGAAAACACACCACATATGTTGTAGGGATAGGAAATAATGGAGTGATGTTTAATATTCTTTAGAGTTGATTTGGGTGTacgatttttttatattatattttattattttatattatatttaaaattgtgaatagcgaaaaaaaattatctttttaaattatgtttgaatagtttaaaaaatttaagacaaaattagaaaaaaaaaatggataaaatctGAATagatttgaattctaaaaatcaactcaaatatgtttttgaaaaaaaaaaaaaatgttaataactTAGAtactctcaaaaaaaaatatgcattctctaaaatatgcatttttataatctTTTCATATACACATTCTCTAAAGCTCAAAATATTTATCACATTTAAGCAATAcatgtctttttttaaaaaaaaattggaagctCTCTAATATTGATATTAATTAatacatatatttaaaattaaatggagGAACAATTATACTGTTCATGCAATGACAACAACaatatttgattaattaataaagaataatatgcAGAACAAGATCATGAACATGATGATATAAGAATTACCCTAACATGTGAAAAATAGGAGACAGGCTTATATA is a window of Alnus glutinosa chromosome 4, dhAlnGlut1.1, whole genome shotgun sequence DNA encoding:
- the LOC133867447 gene encoding uncharacterized protein LOC133867447 — translated: MDGNSDPFASITELCHVSASQEDRLRHCPFARESEDDDEDRVESTGILMVSLPESSSAHDVFQTPPEGSVLQSSEEQWSMAFDHPYDRAVDGPRDAVDLGKDSDLGFSEVELAQRVNDDSVSECRMRTELSLEESLADSLSKKSNLSEQQMASEAPEACVVALTDSNTENFVVKLDSESRKNFEISEETAVEATRDDVEVYSSAKRKLDYFQSESKESGEDDLEGEQPVGKGAERVPISILNVLKILKEGCDDEDESLKNVSILEICKQRGVTFPRPRWWPDGGFEAVDDRDDGGGPAVV